Proteins from a single region of Pirellulales bacterium:
- a CDS encoding 3-hydroxyacyl-CoA dehydrogenase NAD-binding domain-containing protein produces the protein MSTWSLALSANTRHDTGYLATTADFIMPPPTLTLSFLPGDLAQIAIADPHRGANILSSSVLAELVDILDKLRERSDLAGLILISSKPGSFFAGADLRELAAKFDTPTERIFDYCQRGRRLFAQLGELPFPTLAAISGLALGGGAELALWCDYRILADNPQTAIGFPEVKIGLIPGWGGTFTAARLAGLGPAVEMICGGEPLPAAKAHKLGLADACVPSGELATAAREFLLLQHGGPAQLAKLRQQKFAPLAYDPVELTFLRHTAQAHIQSQTQGHYPAPLDALDVICQSVGLTREVACDLAGRRMAELVGTPVNRALVQLFFSTEQNKKDPGISRERAAELTPTPLEHVGVIGAGIMGLGIVAANLKNRVPTVLFDAQAQVLSAGARQALEEAAWNKELRRTSLERLAELQPLLQTATADGEFAQCQLVIEAIIENLEVKKQVLGRIEQSVAGNAILASNTSTIRIGQIAAGLTRPERFCGLHFFNPVRKMRLVEVICGPATSDATILAATAYAKRLGKIPIVVRDGPGFLVNRLLSPYLNEALALLHEGISHTAIDEASVAFGMPLGPFALYDLVGIDTSMYAGRTMYEAYRERYFLSPALVTLYKQGRLGVKSGAGFYQYGNGKERERPQFDPRLAELLGITPADNTISIEELQWRLFLPMVLEATRALEEKIVAHVGDVDLGMIFGLGFPAFRGGLLAWADSVGLPQILEKVQSYAALGVRWQPTPLLVEMAAGGKKFYGAESTESGKERKY, from the coding sequence GTGTCTACTTGGTCACTTGCCCTGTCGGCCAATACCCGGCATGATACAGGGTATCTTGCCACCACCGCCGATTTTATCATGCCACCACCCACGTTGACACTCAGTTTTTTGCCGGGGGACCTGGCGCAGATCGCCATTGCCGACCCGCACCGCGGCGCAAACATCCTTAGCTCGAGCGTCTTGGCCGAACTGGTCGACATTTTGGACAAGCTGCGCGAGCGCTCGGACCTGGCCGGTTTGATTCTCATTTCTAGTAAGCCCGGCAGCTTTTTTGCCGGGGCGGACCTGCGGGAACTCGCGGCCAAATTTGACACGCCCACGGAGCGGATTTTTGACTATTGCCAGCGCGGTCGAAGGCTCTTTGCCCAGTTGGGGGAGCTTCCGTTTCCCACGCTGGCGGCGATTTCCGGCCTGGCCCTGGGCGGAGGGGCCGAACTGGCCCTGTGGTGCGATTATCGCATCCTGGCGGACAACCCCCAAACGGCAATCGGCTTTCCGGAGGTAAAAATCGGCCTGATCCCCGGCTGGGGAGGAACTTTTACCGCGGCGCGTCTGGCGGGTCTTGGCCCCGCGGTCGAAATGATCTGCGGCGGCGAACCGCTTCCCGCGGCCAAAGCGCACAAGTTGGGGCTGGCCGACGCCTGTGTCCCCAGCGGCGAACTAGCAACCGCGGCGAGGGAATTTTTACTCTTGCAGCACGGGGGACCGGCACAGTTGGCCAAGTTACGCCAGCAAAAATTTGCCCCGCTGGCGTATGATCCCGTCGAATTGACATTTTTGCGGCATACCGCGCAGGCGCACATTCAAAGCCAGACCCAGGGGCATTATCCTGCTCCGCTGGATGCGCTAGATGTCATTTGCCAATCGGTCGGTTTGACGCGGGAAGTGGCCTGCGATCTGGCCGGGAGGCGGATGGCGGAGTTGGTTGGCACGCCGGTCAATCGCGCGCTGGTGCAACTCTTTTTTAGCACGGAACAAAACAAAAAAGACCCCGGCATTTCCCGCGAACGGGCCGCGGAGCTGACTCCCACGCCCCTGGAACATGTCGGCGTGATCGGGGCGGGAATCATGGGCCTGGGGATTGTCGCGGCAAATCTAAAAAATCGCGTGCCCACCGTCTTATTTGATGCCCAAGCGCAGGTCTTGTCCGCGGGCGCGCGGCAAGCGCTGGAGGAAGCGGCCTGGAATAAGGAACTGCGCCGGACTAGCCTGGAGCGGCTGGCGGAACTGCAGCCCCTGTTGCAGACAGCAACCGCCGATGGCGAATTTGCCCAGTGCCAGTTGGTCATCGAGGCGATCATCGAAAATCTGGAAGTCAAAAAGCAGGTGCTGGGCCGGATCGAACAGTCTGTCGCGGGAAATGCCATCCTGGCCAGTAACACGTCGACGATCCGGATTGGCCAGATCGCCGCCGGCCTTACCCGGCCAGAGAGATTTTGCGGCTTGCACTTTTTTAATCCCGTGCGCAAGATGCGACTGGTCGAGGTCATCTGCGGCCCCGCGACCAGCGATGCCACTATTTTGGCCGCCACGGCTTACGCCAAACGCCTGGGCAAAATTCCCATCGTGGTGCGCGATGGGCCGGGCTTTTTGGTCAATCGGCTGCTTTCGCCGTACCTTAACGAAGCGCTCGCGTTGTTGCACGAGGGAATTTCCCACACCGCCATCGACGAGGCCAGTGTCGCCTTTGGCATGCCCCTGGGACCATTTGCCCTGTACGATCTGGTGGGGATTGATACCTCGATGTACGCGGGCCGGACTATGTACGAGGCCTATCGCGAACGATACTTCTTGTCGCCAGCCCTGGTTACCTTGTACAAGCAAGGCCGTTTGGGCGTGAAATCTGGCGCGGGATTTTACCAATATGGCAACGGTAAAGAGCGGGAACGGCCGCAATTTGACCCGCGTTTAGCGGAACTTTTGGGGATAACGCCCGCCGATAACACGATTAGCATCGAAGAACTGCAATGGCGGCTGTTTTTGCCGATGGTCCTGGAAGCGACCCGCGCGCTGGAGGAAAAGATCGTGGCACACGTCGGCGATGTCGATTTGGGGATGATCTTTGGGCTGGGATTTCCGGCGTTTCGGGGGGGACTGTTGGCCTGGGCAGACAGCGTGGGCCTGCCGCAAATTCTAGAAAAAGTGCAAAGCTATGCCGCGCTAGGGGTGCGCTGGCAACCGACGCCGTTACTGGTCGAGATGGCAGCGGGGGGGAAGAAGTTTTACGGTGCGGAAAGTACCGAAAGTGGAAAGGAAAGAAAGTACTAA